One genomic window of Hymenobacter sp. J193 includes the following:
- a CDS encoding RluA family pseudouridine synthase has protein sequence MLPDDDLLPDDLLLPDDEQDPGDELYEHHRIQADKRQELLRLDKFLMNRLPNASRTKIQNAIRVEAVQVNERPVKSNYRVKPGDVITITLPEPPREGKVVPEPMELDIRYEDDSLLLVNKPAGLVVHPAYGNWQGTLVNGLAYHFQHLPTGRNGEIRPGLVHRIDKDTSGLLVIGKTEWGMTHLSQQFFHHTIERTYLALVWGIPKEPQGTITGHIGRSLKDRKVQAVYPGGEYGKPAVTHYKVLKEFRHVALVQCNLETGRTHQIRAHMKHIGHPLFSDATYGGDKVLYGQRTGAYKSFVEDAFAVMPRQALHAKSLGFVHPTTGADMQFEVELPADFEAVLQKLGILHCTAVACNIIWFTKPHKKGRHS, from the coding sequence ATGTTGCCGGACGACGACCTACTTCCCGATGACCTGCTGCTGCCCGATGATGAGCAGGACCCCGGCGACGAGCTATACGAGCATCACCGCATTCAGGCCGATAAGCGCCAGGAGTTGCTGCGGCTCGATAAATTTCTCATGAATCGCCTGCCCAACGCGTCCCGGACCAAAATCCAGAACGCTATCCGGGTCGAGGCCGTGCAGGTGAACGAGCGGCCCGTGAAGTCCAACTACCGCGTAAAGCCCGGCGACGTTATCACCATTACGCTGCCCGAGCCGCCGCGCGAAGGGAAAGTAGTGCCCGAGCCCATGGAGCTGGATATCCGCTATGAGGACGACTCGCTGCTGCTGGTAAACAAGCCGGCGGGCCTGGTGGTACATCCGGCTTATGGCAACTGGCAGGGCACGCTGGTGAATGGGCTGGCGTATCATTTCCAGCACCTGCCCACCGGCCGCAACGGCGAAATCCGGCCCGGCCTTGTGCATCGCATCGACAAGGATACGTCGGGCCTGCTGGTCATCGGCAAGACGGAGTGGGGCATGACGCACTTGTCCCAACAGTTTTTTCACCACACCATCGAGCGGACGTACCTGGCCTTGGTGTGGGGCATCCCTAAGGAACCGCAAGGCACCATTACAGGGCACATAGGGCGCAGCCTGAAGGACCGCAAGGTGCAGGCGGTATACCCGGGCGGCGAGTACGGCAAGCCTGCCGTAACGCACTATAAAGTGCTGAAGGAGTTCCGGCACGTAGCGCTGGTGCAGTGTAATCTGGAAACCGGCCGTACCCACCAGATCCGGGCCCACATGAAGCACATAGGCCATCCGCTTTTTTCGGATGCTACCTATGGCGGCGACAAGGTGCTGTATGGTCAGCGTACGGGCGCCTACAAGAGCTTTGTGGAGGATGCCTTTGCCGTGATGCCCCGTCAGGCCCTGCACGCAAAGTCCCTGGGCTTCGTTCACCCTACTACCGGGGCTGATATGCAGTTTGAGGTAGAGCTACCCGCCGATTTCGAGGCGGTGCTGCAGAAGCTGGGAATCCTACACTGCACAGCCGTAGCCTGCAATATCATTTGGTTTACCAAACCACACAAAAAAGGCCGCCACTCGTGA
- a CDS encoding OmpH family outer membrane protein, with amino-acid sequence MSSFPKFRLLLAAAALTLTTATATLAQTAPQKIGYTNVDYVLSQMPESKQIESQLKDYSTQLENQLKAKYQEYQTKGEAYQKGAATMSDVVKADKEKELQNLQQSIQEFQRNAETSVQQKQQTLLKPVLDKLQKNIDAVAEENGYAYVLNSDAGYGTTPILLHGPKDGDISELVLKKMGITPGAAAAAKPATTAPATTPAPAAATSTKTKTKTKK; translated from the coding sequence ATGAGTTCATTTCCCAAATTCCGCCTGTTGCTGGCCGCGGCCGCTCTCACGCTCACTACGGCTACGGCCACGCTGGCCCAGACGGCTCCCCAGAAAATCGGCTATACCAACGTAGACTACGTGCTGAGCCAGATGCCCGAAAGCAAGCAGATAGAGTCGCAGCTGAAGGACTACAGCACCCAGCTGGAAAACCAGCTCAAGGCCAAATACCAGGAATACCAGACCAAAGGCGAGGCATATCAAAAAGGGGCTGCTACTATGTCAGATGTAGTGAAGGCCGATAAAGAAAAGGAGCTGCAAAACCTGCAGCAGTCTATTCAGGAGTTTCAGCGTAACGCAGAAACTTCCGTTCAGCAAAAGCAGCAGACCCTGCTGAAGCCGGTGCTGGATAAACTGCAGAAGAACATTGATGCCGTTGCCGAAGAAAATGGCTACGCCTACGTGCTGAACTCGGACGCTGGCTACGGCACCACGCCTATTCTGCTGCATGGCCCCAAGGATGGCGACATCTCGGAGCTGGTGCTGAAGAAAATGGGCATTACGCCCGGCGCCGCGGCCGCTGCCAAACCTGCTACTACGGCTCCGGCTACTACGCCTGCACCTGCCGCCGCTACCAGCACCAAAACCAAGACGAAAACCAAGAAGTAA
- a CDS encoding OmpH family outer membrane protein encodes MKKLLSLLPLLLLLAAPTAWAQKFGYIDSEFIMGKMPAYGAAQQELNTLSQNWQKDIESMRKDLDKMYRTYQAEEVLLTDPMKKKRQDEILQKEQDIKTYQNKIFGYEGQLFKKRQELTKPVQDQVFEAVEKVAKKKQLAIVFDKSGDLTMLYTNPTHDYTEFVLEELGLGSEDRNQPAQKGAVRTVATPATPATDEPNADEAGTRATAPAKKTTTKPAPRSTGRKN; translated from the coding sequence ATGAAAAAACTTCTGAGCTTGCTGCCGTTGCTGTTGCTGCTGGCGGCGCCCACCGCGTGGGCGCAGAAATTCGGGTATATCGACTCGGAGTTTATTATGGGTAAAATGCCGGCCTACGGGGCGGCCCAGCAGGAGTTGAACACCCTCTCGCAGAACTGGCAGAAGGACATCGAGTCCATGCGCAAGGACCTCGACAAGATGTACCGCACCTACCAGGCTGAAGAGGTCCTGCTAACGGACCCAATGAAAAAGAAGCGGCAGGATGAGATTCTGCAGAAGGAGCAGGATATCAAAACCTACCAGAACAAGATCTTCGGCTACGAAGGCCAGCTGTTCAAAAAGCGCCAGGAACTCACCAAGCCCGTGCAGGATCAGGTGTTTGAGGCCGTGGAGAAAGTAGCCAAGAAAAAGCAGCTGGCTATAGTATTCGACAAATCGGGCGACCTGACGATGCTCTACACCAACCCGACGCACGACTACACGGAATTTGTCCTGGAGGAATTGGGTTTAGGGTCAGAGGATCGGAATCAGCCTGCACAAAAAGGCGCGGTGCGCACCGTAGCCACGCCTGCTACTCCGGCTACCGACGAGCCTAACGCCGACGAAGCGGGTACCCGCGCCACGGCTCCGGCCAAGAAAACGACTACCAAGCCGGCACCACGCTCAACCGGCCGAAAAAATTAA
- the bamA gene encoding outer membrane protein assembly factor BamA: MKFLINRIGALLATLLLIGGTWGSAHAQKAGAAGEPEHYQVGGITFTGTRYLDPNTLVGITGLKVGDPINIPGEELGKAIRRLWDQGIVGDVNVSIDRTEGSRIFLTFDVKERPRLSNFIFTGIGKTQSDDLKNKIKLIRGKVVTDALLSNTREQVRKFFTNKGFLNAKVTVTQQPDSTLPNSAVLVFNVNRGEKVHITDIDFVGNSAVKDGKLKSQMKKTKEKKPYKFLNAGKFQRKEFEEDKEKVIEYYNAQGYRDAVIVSDSLISVPQTRSYLWLGTENGKFGIHRTTQQDIDKLTLHIRVDEGTKYYFRNITWSGNYLYDNRTLASILGIKEGSVYSKETLDKRLNYNPTGQDITSLYMNDGYLFFQIEPIETKVEGDSIDIEMRLTEGVQARIKDINIAGNTKTSDHVIRRELRTLPGEKFNRELLIRSQRELASLGYFDPEKVGINPVPNQADGTVDINYTVEEKPSDQITLSGGWGGYAGFIGTVGLVFNNFSLRKAGNFSNWRPVPAGDGQRLALNVQANGIQYQAYSFSFTEPWLGGRKRNSLTVSLNKSIQRVGTNFDVKNGSSIKVNSASVSLGRYLRWPDDYFSLSNSLSVSQYKLNNYTYLQGFGNNGTGNANNITFNTTLSRNSTDNPTYTRRGSALALSVNLTPPYSVFKGSHPSVNEWVEFHKWMFDASWFTPIVGKLVLNTRAHFGFIGSYNSSRQIGPFERFKLGGSGLASGGQANFLVGTEYVGLRGYDDPTDGNAIQDPNGTGGVAYNKYVMELRYPVSLNPAATVYVLSFAEAGNSFDQYSKYNPYKLYRSVGVGARIFMSAFGLLGFDYGYGFDAVDRYNTSSSQGKQEKGHFHFIIGQQIR; this comes from the coding sequence ATGAAATTTTTGATTAACCGCATTGGCGCGCTTCTGGCGACACTGCTTTTGATAGGCGGCACCTGGGGTTCTGCACACGCCCAGAAGGCCGGTGCAGCCGGGGAGCCGGAACACTATCAGGTGGGCGGTATCACGTTTACGGGCACCCGCTACCTCGACCCCAATACCCTCGTTGGTATTACGGGACTGAAAGTCGGTGACCCCATCAATATTCCGGGTGAAGAGTTGGGTAAGGCTATTCGGCGGCTCTGGGACCAGGGTATAGTAGGAGATGTCAACGTTTCCATAGACCGCACCGAAGGCTCCCGCATCTTTCTCACCTTCGACGTGAAGGAGCGGCCGCGCCTGTCGAACTTTATCTTCACCGGCATTGGTAAAACCCAGTCGGACGACCTGAAAAACAAGATCAAGCTGATCCGGGGCAAAGTGGTGACGGATGCGCTGCTCAGCAACACGCGGGAGCAGGTGCGCAAGTTCTTCACGAACAAAGGCTTCCTGAACGCCAAAGTAACCGTTACGCAGCAGCCCGACTCGACGCTGCCCAACAGCGCGGTGCTGGTGTTCAACGTAAACCGGGGCGAGAAAGTCCATATCACCGATATTGACTTCGTCGGTAACTCGGCCGTGAAGGACGGGAAGCTCAAGTCCCAGATGAAAAAGACCAAGGAAAAGAAACCCTATAAGTTTCTGAACGCCGGTAAATTTCAGCGCAAGGAGTTTGAGGAAGACAAGGAAAAGGTCATCGAATACTATAATGCGCAGGGCTACCGCGACGCCGTTATTGTATCCGATTCGCTGATTTCGGTACCGCAGACCCGCAGCTACCTCTGGCTGGGAACCGAAAACGGAAAATTCGGCATTCACCGCACCACGCAGCAGGATATCGATAAGCTCACGCTGCATATCCGGGTTGATGAAGGCACCAAATACTACTTCCGTAACATCACCTGGTCGGGCAACTACCTGTACGACAACCGCACGCTGGCTTCTATCCTTGGCATCAAGGAAGGGAGCGTGTACAGCAAGGAAACGCTGGACAAACGCCTGAACTACAACCCGACCGGCCAGGATATTACCTCGCTCTACATGAACGATGGGTACCTGTTCTTCCAGATCGAGCCCATTGAGACGAAAGTTGAAGGCGACTCGATTGACATTGAGATGCGCCTGACGGAAGGCGTGCAGGCCCGCATCAAAGACATCAACATTGCCGGCAATACCAAAACCAGCGACCATGTAATCCGCCGGGAACTGCGGACGCTGCCGGGCGAGAAATTCAACCGCGAACTACTCATCCGCTCCCAGCGCGAGCTGGCCTCCCTGGGCTATTTCGACCCTGAGAAAGTAGGCATCAACCCCGTGCCCAACCAGGCCGATGGCACGGTGGACATCAACTACACCGTAGAGGAAAAGCCTTCCGACCAGATTACGCTTTCGGGCGGCTGGGGCGGCTACGCGGGCTTCATTGGCACCGTGGGTTTAGTATTCAATAACTTTTCGCTGCGCAAGGCCGGCAACTTCAGCAACTGGCGCCCAGTGCCTGCCGGCGACGGTCAGCGCCTGGCCCTGAACGTGCAGGCCAACGGTATCCAGTACCAGGCTTACTCCTTCTCCTTTACGGAGCCGTGGCTGGGTGGCCGCAAGCGCAACTCGCTTACGGTGAGCCTCAACAAAAGCATTCAGCGCGTAGGCACCAACTTCGACGTGAAAAACGGAAGCTCTATCAAGGTGAACAGTGCTTCGGTGAGCCTTGGCCGCTACCTGCGCTGGCCCGATGACTATTTCTCCCTGAGCAACTCCCTGTCGGTAAGCCAGTACAAGCTGAATAACTACACCTACCTGCAGGGTTTCGGCAACAACGGCACGGGCAACGCCAACAACATCACCTTCAATACCACGCTTTCCCGCAACAGCACCGACAACCCGACCTATACGCGCCGGGGCTCGGCTCTGGCGCTCAGCGTGAACCTGACGCCTCCCTACTCGGTGTTCAAAGGCTCACACCCCAGCGTAAATGAATGGGTTGAGTTTCATAAATGGATGTTCGACGCCTCTTGGTTTACGCCAATCGTGGGCAAGCTGGTGCTGAATACCCGCGCCCACTTTGGCTTCATCGGCTCTTATAACAGCAGCCGCCAAATTGGGCCATTCGAGCGGTTCAAGCTTGGTGGCTCGGGCCTGGCGTCCGGTGGGCAGGCCAACTTCCTGGTGGGTACCGAATATGTAGGTTTGCGCGGCTACGATGATCCTACTGATGGCAATGCCATTCAGGACCCCAACGGAACCGGCGGGGTAGCCTACAATAAGTATGTGATGGAGCTGCGCTACCCGGTTTCGCTCAACCCGGCCGCTACGGTATATGTGCTGAGCTTTGCCGAAGCCGGCAACTCCTTCGACCAGTACTCCAAATACAACCCATACAAGCTCTACCGTTCGGTAGGGGTAGGGGCTCGTATTTTCATGTCGGCATTTGGTTTGCTAGGCTTCGATTATGGCTATGGTTTCGATGCGGTGGACCGCTACAACACGTCCTCCTCGCAGGGAAAACAGGAAAAAGGCCACTTCCACTTCATCATTGGTCAGCAGATCCGCTAG
- a CDS encoding isoprenyl transferase, producing MAAPAELDPSRIPAHVAVIMDGNGRWAKQKGGLRIFGHQNAIKAVRETVETAAELGVQYLTLYAFSTENWARPAHEVMALMQLLVHTIRQETATLLKNDIRLQAIGDTASLPASCQRELAEAIDLTKQGSRMTLILALSYSGRWDLTQAARRLSEAVAAGTVQPAEVTEKTISAYLSTAGIPDPELLIRTSGEQRISNFLLWQLAYTELYITDLLWPDFRRQHFQEAIRVYQQRERRFGKTSEQLNVS from the coding sequence ATGGCCGCCCCGGCTGAATTAGATCCTTCCCGTATTCCTGCGCACGTTGCCGTCATTATGGACGGTAATGGCCGCTGGGCCAAGCAAAAAGGCGGACTGCGCATTTTTGGCCATCAAAACGCCATTAAAGCGGTGCGTGAAACCGTTGAAACGGCTGCTGAGCTAGGTGTACAGTACCTGACGCTCTATGCCTTTTCCACAGAAAACTGGGCCAGGCCGGCGCATGAGGTAATGGCCCTGATGCAACTGCTGGTGCATACCATCCGCCAGGAAACAGCTACCCTGCTTAAGAACGATATCCGGCTGCAGGCCATTGGCGACACGGCAAGCTTACCCGCATCATGCCAGCGGGAACTGGCTGAAGCTATTGACCTGACCAAGCAGGGCAGCCGCATGACGCTGATATTAGCTCTAAGCTACAGTGGGCGCTGGGACCTAACGCAGGCCGCTCGCCGCCTAAGCGAGGCAGTAGCCGCGGGCACCGTGCAGCCAGCGGAGGTAACGGAAAAGACCATATCAGCTTATTTATCCACCGCCGGAATACCCGACCCGGAGCTACTGATTCGGACCAGCGGAGAGCAGCGTATCAGCAATTTTCTGCTGTGGCAGCTGGCCTACACCGAGCTTTATATTACCGATCTGCTGTGGCCGGACTTTAGACGTCAACACTTTCAGGAGGCTATCCGCGTGTATCAGCAGCGGGAGCGTCGATTTGGCAAAACCAGTGAGCAGCTCAACGTTTCGTAA
- a CDS encoding DUF6089 family protein, whose amino-acid sequence MTQDSFFKTLLICALQVGSVFFALTAHAQNTSELGIGLGALSYKGELAPEYRIANNRPALSAFYRKDVSKAVTLRGNIMAGLLRADDRQVQGLNGNTMPLNQYRSANVKGSLYELGGILEYNFFDYYSKQVKTRFTPFAFIGVAGFLAPVRTQFTGSYTSSEQKNTLIGLAVPMGIGLKLGLSTHWNLGAEIGARKAFSDQLDNVSRQSDLVANRHDQDWYYYGGLSISYTFYKIRCPEVSKGEGKAGR is encoded by the coding sequence ATGACGCAGGATTCCTTCTTCAAAACACTCCTTATTTGCGCTCTGCAAGTAGGGAGTGTTTTTTTTGCCCTCACGGCACACGCGCAGAACACCAGTGAATTAGGCATCGGGCTCGGGGCCCTGAGCTATAAAGGCGAACTGGCTCCGGAATACCGCATTGCCAACAACCGCCCCGCGTTATCGGCCTTTTATCGCAAGGATGTTTCCAAAGCAGTGACTCTGCGCGGAAATATTATGGCGGGCCTATTGCGGGCGGATGACCGACAGGTGCAAGGGCTGAACGGTAATACGATGCCGCTAAACCAGTACCGGAGTGCCAATGTAAAAGGCAGCCTCTATGAGTTAGGCGGGATACTGGAATACAACTTCTTCGATTATTATAGTAAGCAGGTAAAAACACGCTTTACGCCATTTGCCTTTATTGGCGTGGCAGGCTTTCTGGCACCTGTACGCACGCAGTTTACCGGTTCTTATACGTCGTCGGAGCAGAAAAACACGTTGATTGGCTTGGCAGTACCCATGGGCATAGGCCTCAAGCTGGGCTTGTCGACGCACTGGAACCTGGGCGCAGAGATTGGGGCCCGCAAAGCATTTAGCGACCAACTGGATAATGTAAGCCGGCAAAGCGACTTGGTAGCCAACCGGCACGACCAGGACTGGTATTATTATGGGGGCTTAAGTATTTCCTATACCTTCTATAAAATCCGTTGCCCGGAAGTATCCAAGGGAGAAGGTAAAGCAGGGCGCTAG
- a CDS encoding DUF6089 family protein produces MKKLFPLTLALVLALALVATEASAQRFTKRKMYNSVGVSLNAMNYFGDVVPKTNIASLRLGATRPNIGFTFTRRFAPRLSGRASLSYGRVTGDDAKAADDKDSQAKFRYTRNMNFRNDIFEFAAVGVFDLLENRNNYIRRPDFVPYVFAGVAVFRHNPKGLVGDNTLGLTKGDYVALQPLHTEGQGSAGYESPYKRTSISIPFGGGIRYKLDRHFDLGFEIGWRKTFTDYIDDVGGNYVRSKDDLTSAGGKYFGYEITREGVPGTFTEANQMDEIRGNDNEKDWYIVTGLTLNYILSPRVKSPKFR; encoded by the coding sequence ATGAAGAAACTTTTTCCCCTCACCCTGGCACTTGTACTAGCCTTGGCGCTGGTTGCCACCGAGGCGAGTGCGCAGCGTTTCACGAAACGGAAGATGTACAACTCGGTAGGTGTATCGCTCAACGCCATGAACTACTTTGGCGACGTTGTGCCAAAAACGAACATTGCTAGTCTGCGGCTGGGTGCTACCCGCCCGAACATTGGCTTTACGTTCACCCGCCGCTTTGCTCCCCGTCTTTCCGGTCGTGCTTCTCTTTCCTATGGCCGTGTTACTGGTGACGATGCCAAAGCAGCCGACGATAAAGACAGCCAAGCCAAGTTCCGTTACACCCGGAACATGAACTTCCGCAACGATATTTTCGAATTTGCGGCAGTGGGTGTTTTCGACTTGTTGGAAAACCGCAATAACTACATTCGCCGTCCCGACTTCGTGCCGTACGTTTTTGCCGGTGTAGCGGTGTTCCGTCACAATCCTAAGGGTTTGGTGGGCGACAACACGCTTGGCCTGACTAAGGGTGACTACGTTGCGCTGCAGCCTCTACACACTGAGGGACAGGGAAGTGCTGGCTACGAATCACCGTACAAGCGTACCTCTATTTCCATTCCCTTCGGTGGTGGTATCCGCTATAAGCTGGACCGCCACTTCGATCTAGGCTTCGAAATCGGCTGGCGCAAGACCTTTACTGACTACATTGATGATGTAGGCGGTAACTATGTGCGCAGCAAAGACGACCTGACCAGTGCTGGTGGCAAGTACTTTGGCTACGAAATCACGCGCGAAGGAGTGCCTGGCACCTTCACAGAAGCCAACCAGATGGACGAAATTCGGGGTAATGACAATGAAAAGGACTGGTACATCGTTACGGGTTTGACGTTGAACTACATTCTTTCGCCCCGCGTAAAGAGCCCCAAATTCCGATAG
- a CDS encoding NAD kinase: MKIAILGKPFDENVAPAIQGLFDDLLARGAELFVVESFWVYLQTHLNVPANIRTFRRGDSLRGMQFVLSIGGDGTLLDTVTYVGSLQIPILGIHTGRLGFLATVTPDRIPQAIDALFKGHFVLDERSLIRVDTDPDVFGDITFGLNEFSILKRDTSSMIVVHTYIDGEYLNSYWADGLIVSTPTGSTGYSLSCGGPVMLPQTNNFIISPVCPHNLNVRPLVVSDRSVISFEIEGRSNNFLLSLDSRSVTVDSTIQIAVRRENFTARLVRLNHVNFLSTLRSKLNWGLDRRNPEGILLG; this comes from the coding sequence ATGAAAATAGCCATTCTCGGTAAGCCTTTCGACGAAAATGTAGCGCCCGCCATTCAGGGACTGTTCGATGATCTGCTGGCGCGGGGGGCGGAGCTGTTTGTGGTAGAATCGTTCTGGGTGTATCTGCAGACGCATTTGAACGTGCCGGCAAACATCCGCACATTCCGGCGCGGCGACTCGCTGCGGGGCATGCAGTTCGTGCTCAGCATCGGCGGCGACGGCACACTGCTGGATACCGTTACCTACGTAGGTAGCCTGCAGATTCCGATTCTGGGCATTCATACCGGCCGGCTAGGGTTTCTGGCCACCGTCACCCCCGACCGGATTCCGCAGGCCATTGACGCCCTGTTCAAAGGTCATTTCGTGCTGGACGAGCGCAGCCTAATTCGCGTCGATACAGATCCGGATGTGTTTGGCGATATTACGTTCGGCCTCAATGAGTTTTCCATTCTGAAGCGGGATACGTCGTCCATGATTGTGGTTCACACCTACATTGATGGCGAATATTTAAACTCTTACTGGGCCGATGGGTTGATTGTGTCTACGCCCACGGGCTCTACGGGGTATTCATTGAGTTGTGGGGGCCCGGTAATGCTGCCGCAAACCAACAATTTCATCATTTCCCCGGTGTGCCCGCACAACCTAAACGTACGTCCGCTCGTTGTATCCGACCGAAGCGTGATATCATTTGAAATTGAAGGAAGAAGCAACAACTTCCTGCTTTCCCTGGATTCCCGCTCCGTCACGGTCGATTCCACTATCCAGATAGCGGTTCGACGTGAAAATTTCACGGCTCGTTTAGTTCGTCTAAACCATGTGAATTTCCTTAGTACGTTGCGCAGCAAGCTCAATTGGGGCCTGGACCGACGCAACCCCGAGGGAATTTTATTAGGGTAA
- a CDS encoding BamA/TamA family outer membrane protein has product MIGSILAAGLLAAAGPRTLPDTARATPPDSVMRAQCPGYTRLRVASIVFAGNAITKDRILRAELDFREGDTLTIENLARRLEANRRRLFNLQLFHTVGVQTVCRDGALTVLFGVQERWYTFPVPIFSLADRNIRSWLDRNDRWRRVDYGVHLVRYNFRGRNELLRGNLQLGFNQKYEVFFENPGARYRPGLALGASLTRSRALDYQTRNDRLLTYRAAAGFAIRREYVTAGLRWRNTVQRRTALDLAAYREWIADSVRLGNPDFFRQGTTRHYLDLRLTRTFNQRNTFAYPLTGRYLQLAVAQRVYVNSNSPAFTTLFVQAARYWTLPRKLYYSLGLTTQARLAGKALPYADTRALGYTTLVRGYDRYVIDGNHYAVVQQGLSYPLLATRRVEVGVTDNPKFSSLPLAIYLNTFVDAGYVAARQVPADNRFPNHLLASAGLGVHLVTYYDRVLTLEYTRTVTGGAGFYVRTEFPI; this is encoded by the coding sequence GTGATAGGAAGTATTCTGGCGGCTGGCCTGCTGGCTGCCGCCGGCCCGCGTACCCTCCCCGATACTGCACGGGCCACGCCCCCCGATAGTGTGATGCGGGCACAGTGCCCGGGCTATACCCGCCTGCGGGTGGCCTCCATTGTATTTGCGGGCAATGCCATTACCAAAGACCGGATTCTGCGCGCCGAGCTGGATTTCCGCGAAGGCGACACGCTGACCATTGAAAACCTGGCTAGGCGCCTCGAAGCCAACCGGCGCCGCCTCTTCAACCTCCAGCTTTTTCATACGGTAGGCGTGCAGACGGTTTGCCGCGACGGCGCCCTGACGGTGCTGTTTGGGGTGCAGGAACGCTGGTATACCTTTCCCGTACCCATCTTTTCCCTGGCCGACCGCAACATCCGCTCCTGGCTTGACCGCAACGACCGGTGGCGTCGCGTAGACTACGGTGTGCACCTCGTGCGCTACAACTTCCGGGGGCGCAACGAGCTGTTGCGCGGCAACCTGCAGCTGGGCTTCAATCAGAAATACGAGGTCTTCTTTGAAAACCCCGGCGCCCGCTACCGACCAGGACTAGCGCTGGGCGCCTCCCTCACCCGCAGCCGTGCCCTCGACTACCAGACCCGCAACGACCGGCTGCTGACGTACCGCGCAGCCGCAGGGTTTGCCATTCGCCGCGAGTACGTAACGGCGGGCCTGCGCTGGCGCAACACTGTGCAGCGGCGCACGGCCCTGGACCTGGCCGCCTACCGTGAGTGGATAGCCGACTCCGTGCGCCTTGGCAACCCCGACTTCTTCCGGCAGGGCACCACCCGCCATTATCTGGACCTGCGCCTTACGCGCACCTTCAACCAGCGCAACACGTTTGCTTACCCACTTACCGGGCGCTACCTGCAGCTGGCCGTGGCGCAGCGGGTGTATGTGAACTCCAACAGCCCGGCCTTCACCACGCTCTTTGTGCAGGCGGCCCGGTATTGGACCCTGCCGCGCAAGCTGTATTATAGTCTTGGATTAACCACTCAGGCCCGCCTTGCTGGCAAAGCCCTGCCCTACGCCGATACCCGCGCCCTGGGCTACACCACGCTGGTTCGGGGCTATGACCGGTACGTAATCGACGGAAATCATTACGCGGTAGTGCAGCAGGGGCTGTCTTATCCGCTGCTGGCTACGCGCCGGGTAGAAGTGGGCGTTACCGATAACCCAAAGTTCAGCTCGCTGCCGCTGGCCATATATTTAAATACCTTTGTCGATGCCGGCTACGTGGCCGCCCGCCAAGTACCGGCTGATAACCGATTTCCTAATCATCTGCTGGCCTCCGCCGGCCTTGGAGTACATTTGGTCACATACTACGACCGGGTTCTGACGCTAGAGTATACCCGTACGGTTACGGGCGGCGCGGGCTTCTACGTGCGTACCGAGTTTCCCATCTGA
- a CDS encoding CBS domain-containing protein — protein sequence MSTMIAADMINQMIPPLKVSDSASKAAKWLEEFHVDQLPVLENRQYRGLITEADVLDMDQADRLLSSIDFGFADVHVQRDQHFYSIIEQAVQNKVQLVPVLDDQHEYLGVVTVGDTLAAFGQMPIALGQGGILVLSMDERDYSLSQISRYVEENNAKILSAHVAQDDANAFKIRLTLKVNTPSLTRIAATLERFGYLITAQFSGAGELGENEQERYDALLKYLSL from the coding sequence ATGTCGACGATGATAGCCGCAGACATGATTAATCAGATGATTCCGCCGCTCAAGGTGTCGGACTCGGCCAGCAAAGCAGCCAAGTGGCTGGAGGAATTCCACGTAGATCAACTGCCCGTGCTGGAAAACCGCCAGTACCGCGGCCTCATTACGGAAGCCGACGTGCTGGACATGGACCAGGCCGACCGGCTGCTGTCGTCCATCGACTTCGGCTTTGCCGATGTACACGTGCAGCGCGACCAGCATTTTTACAGCATCATCGAGCAGGCCGTGCAAAACAAAGTGCAGTTGGTACCGGTGCTCGATGATCAGCATGAGTACCTGGGCGTAGTAACGGTGGGCGACACGCTGGCAGCGTTTGGGCAGATGCCTATTGCTCTGGGCCAGGGTGGCATTCTGGTGCTGTCGATGGATGAGCGGGACTATTCCCTTTCGCAGATCAGCCGCTACGTGGAGGAAAACAACGCCAAAATCCTCAGTGCCCACGTAGCGCAGGACGATGCCAACGCCTTCAAAATCCGCCTCACGCTGAAAGTAAATACGCCCAGCCTGACGCGCATTGCCGCCACGCTGGAGCGGTTTGGCTACCTTATCACTGCTCAGTTCAGTGGAGCCGGCGAGCTGGGTGAAAACGAGCAGGAGCGCTATGATGCCCTGCTGAAGTACCTGAGTCTGTAA